In Deltaproteobacteria bacterium, the sequence GCGAGCGTCGCGGCTGCTAATCGAGCGGTCATGCTTCGCGCATCGATCGTTCCCCTTGCGTTGACCCTGCTCGTGCCGCTGGCGTGTGGCGGCGACGACGGCTCACCGGCTGCCGACAGCGGCAGCTCGACCGATGACCCGTCGACCAGCACCACCGCCAGCACCACCGCCAGCACCACCGCGACGACCGCCACCACGACGGCGACGACGACCGACGGCAGCTCGAGCACCGGCGCGGACAGCAGCGGCGGCAGCAGCTCGGGCGGCGCCGACTCGAGCACCGGCGAGCCCGCGGACGTGGACGTGCAGATCCACTTCGCCCTGCGCGTCGGCGACCAGGACGCCCACTGCAACGAGAGCTACGACGGCGTCGGTGCCGGCGACACCACGGTGTCGTTCCGTGACCTGCGCTTCTACGTCTCGGGCGTGCGCCTGCTCGACGCCGAGGGCAACGAGACCCCGGTCGCGCTGGCCCAGGACGGCGTGTGGCAGTACGAGGACGTCGCGCTGCTCGACTTCGAGGACGCCAGTGGCGAGTGCGGTGAGGGCACCACCGCCGAGATCAACGACCTCGTGGCCGGCACCGTCCCGCCCGGCGAGTACACCGGCGTGCGGTTCGAGCTCGGCGTGCCCTTCGCGCTCAACCATGCCGACGCCGCGGTCGCGCCGCCGCCGCTGGATCAGACCGCGATGTTCTGGGTCTGGGCGGCCGGCTACAAGTTCCTGCGCATCGACTTCACCAACGGCAACGTCGCGCCCGACAACGGGTGGTTCGTGCACCTGGGCAGCCAGGGTTGCCAGAGCGACGCGCCCACCGATCCGCCGACCGAGGCCTGCAGCCGCCCGGCGCTCCCGACCATCACCCTCGACGCGTTCGACTTCGCCACCCAGACGATCGTCGGCGACATCGCCACGCTGGTCGCCGATGAAGACGTCGACGCCGACACGCCGATGACCGCGCCCGGTTGCATGTCGTTCATGCCCGACGTCAACGAGTGCGACCAGCTGTTCCCCCACCTCGGGCTGAGCTGGGAGACGGGCGCGTGCGACAACGACTGCGCCGGCCAGGACTTCTTCACCGTCGAATGATGCATCGCTCGACCATCGTGCTGTCGCTGGTGGCGTTCGCCGCCGGCTGCAGCG encodes:
- a CDS encoding metallo-mystery pair system four-Cys motif protein, which produces MLRASIVPLALTLLVPLACGGDDGSPAADSGSSTDDPSTSTTASTTASTTATTATTTATTTDGSSSTGADSSGGSSSGGADSSTGEPADVDVQIHFALRVGDQDAHCNESYDGVGAGDTTVSFRDLRFYVSGVRLLDAEGNETPVALAQDGVWQYEDVALLDFEDASGECGEGTTAEINDLVAGTVPPGEYTGVRFELGVPFALNHADAAVAPPPLDQTAMFWVWAAGYKFLRIDFTNGNVAPDNGWFVHLGSQGCQSDAPTDPPTEACSRPALPTITLDAFDFATQTIVGDIATLVADEDVDADTPMTAPGCMSFMPDVNECDQLFPHLGLSWETGACDNDCAGQDFFTVE